One region of Salinirubrum litoreum genomic DNA includes:
- a CDS encoding DegT/DnrJ/EryC1/StrS family aminotransferase, producing the protein MAQVPFTDIYVDDDIVERASDVLRSGRYVKGGELRAFEDEFADVCGTDHAVGVSSGTASILLTLQSLDVGTGDEVLVPAHTFFASVSPILTLGATPRFVEVDPETYTLDPASLRRQAERATTPVAILPVHLYGQMADPGAIRSVADDYDLAVVEDACQAHGASRDGVRAGTLGDAGCFSFYPSKNLTVAGDGGMLVTDDPELAASARRLRNHGRNEAGEHVSLGLNFRLGELPAAVGREQLRHLPTWNDARARAATEYGDRLADLAPVVTPTEHEAAEHVYHLYVVRVPAAYRDPLRDSLAEQGIETGVHYPTPAHQHPAVVDRVGETAGLARTEAICDQIVSLPMHPRITDTEIETVCDGLRQFFAENPASRPTLPTPSESRPSTTGGESA; encoded by the coding sequence ATGGCACAGGTGCCGTTCACAGACATCTACGTCGACGACGACATCGTCGAGCGAGCGAGTGACGTCCTCCGAAGCGGCCGGTACGTCAAGGGGGGCGAACTGCGGGCGTTCGAAGACGAGTTCGCCGACGTCTGCGGAACCGACCACGCGGTCGGCGTGTCGAGCGGCACCGCCAGTATCCTGCTCACGCTCCAGTCGCTCGACGTCGGCACGGGCGACGAGGTCCTCGTCCCGGCCCACACCTTCTTCGCGTCTGTCAGCCCGATTCTGACACTCGGTGCGACACCCCGGTTCGTCGAGGTCGATCCGGAGACGTACACCCTCGACCCCGCCTCCCTCCGCCGACAGGCCGAGCGAGCGACGACCCCCGTCGCGATCCTCCCGGTGCACCTCTACGGCCAGATGGCTGATCCCGGCGCGATTCGGTCGGTCGCCGACGACTACGACCTCGCGGTCGTCGAGGACGCCTGCCAGGCCCACGGCGCGAGCCGCGACGGCGTCCGCGCCGGGACACTCGGCGACGCGGGCTGTTTCAGCTTCTACCCCTCGAAGAACCTCACCGTCGCGGGCGACGGCGGGATGCTCGTCACCGACGACCCCGAACTCGCCGCGTCCGCCCGGCGACTCCGGAACCACGGCCGGAACGAGGCGGGCGAACACGTCTCGCTCGGGTTGAACTTCCGACTCGGCGAACTCCCCGCCGCGGTCGGCCGCGAACAACTCCGGCACCTGCCCACGTGGAACGACGCCCGCGCCCGCGCCGCGACCGAGTACGGCGACCGCCTCGCCGACCTCGCGCCGGTCGTCACGCCCACCGAACACGAGGCGGCCGAGCACGTCTACCACCTCTACGTGGTTCGCGTGCCGGCCGCGTACCGCGACCCACTCCGCGACTCGCTCGCCGAACAGGGGATCGAGACCGGCGTCCACTACCCCACGCCGGCCCACCAGCATCCGGCAGTCGTCGACCGGGTCGGCGAGACCGCCGGCCTCGCTCGAACCGAGGCCATCTGTGACCAGATCGTCTCGCTACCGATGCACCCCCGAATCACCGACACGGAGATCGAGACGGTCTGTGACGGCCTGCGGCAGTTCTTCGCCGAGAACCCTGCGAGTCGGCCGACACTGCCGACGCCGTCGGAGTCGCGGCCGTCCACGACCGGTGGTGAGTCCGCGTGA
- a CDS encoding NifU family protein yields the protein MSTETTDGDDDLRERVTNFLRRNFPQIQMHGGSAAIQHIDRESGEVSIQLGGACSGCGISPMTIQAIKSRMVKEIPEITQVHADTGMGGGSSHGGGMSPSFPGESSDDGREDDEGPQAPF from the coding sequence ATGAGTACGGAGACGACCGACGGGGACGACGACCTGCGAGAGCGCGTCACGAACTTCCTGCGACGGAACTTCCCCCAGATTCAGATGCACGGCGGGAGCGCAGCGATCCAGCACATCGACCGCGAGTCCGGCGAGGTCTCGATCCAACTCGGCGGTGCCTGTTCCGGTTGTGGCATCTCCCCGATGACGATCCAGGCGATCAAGAGCCGGATGGTCAAGGAGATTCCGGAGATCACCCAGGTCCACGCCGACACCGGCATGGGCGGCGGCAGCAGCCACGGCGGCGGGATGAGTCCCTCGTTCCCCGGCGAGTCCAGCGACGACGGCCGTGAGGACGACGAAGGCCCGCAAGCCCCGTTCTGA
- a CDS encoding DUF5783 family protein: MTDFDPEKFEDKYVHYFPELQRAYKDAFEVMNDQYDSELIHAIDQQILNESEPFYEDGDFRIELPENPTERLTAIVVDDEKLTQTLDRYVAELESQLRATFLGEE, encoded by the coding sequence ATGACCGACTTCGACCCCGAGAAGTTCGAGGACAAGTACGTCCACTACTTCCCGGAACTCCAGCGCGCTTACAAGGACGCCTTCGAGGTGATGAACGACCAGTACGACTCGGAACTGATCCACGCCATCGACCAGCAGATTCTGAACGAGTCGGAGCCGTTCTACGAGGACGGCGACTTCCGGATCGAACTCCCCGAGAATCCGACGGAACGCCTGACCGCCATCGTCGTGGACGACGAGAAACTCACACAGACGCTGGACCGCTACGTCGCGGAACTGGAGTCGCAGTTGCGGGCGACGTTCCTCGGCGAGGAGTGA